In one Falsibacillus albus genomic region, the following are encoded:
- a CDS encoding sugar phosphate isomerase/epimerase family protein, which yields MNKVIVPLNAFHHLGVFTKGQEAFFPAIEMAGAFGVEIRRELLTNVQDELAALKNRLREYDFFIVYSAPVELWRRNGSLNEAEMEWVFKEAVCLGASRIKVSLGYYDFTECDMHQLAKFLERWLPNNIRLLIENDQTEHGGNLESLRTFFERAFERKLPIGMTFDTGNWHFVGEDHERALESLTTYVEYIHYKYVENQKGNLVTLPLLEDREESWRKIADVFPSVMLKALEFPLNSADEIAEYIKMVDKQGSESEELV from the coding sequence ATGAATAAGGTAATAGTTCCTTTAAATGCCTTTCATCATCTAGGTGTATTCACAAAGGGACAGGAAGCATTTTTTCCTGCAATTGAGATGGCTGGCGCTTTCGGTGTTGAGATTCGCAGGGAACTATTAACGAACGTACAGGATGAATTGGCAGCATTAAAAAACAGATTAAGAGAATACGATTTTTTCATTGTATATTCAGCTCCGGTGGAATTATGGCGAAGGAACGGAAGTCTCAATGAAGCCGAAATGGAATGGGTGTTTAAGGAAGCAGTTTGTTTAGGTGCAAGTAGAATCAAAGTTTCACTTGGGTACTACGACTTTACTGAATGTGATATGCACCAGTTGGCAAAATTCCTGGAAAGATGGCTGCCAAATAATATTCGACTATTGATCGAAAATGACCAAACGGAACATGGAGGGAATCTCGAGTCGCTCAGGACCTTTTTTGAAAGGGCTTTCGAAAGGAAGTTGCCGATTGGAATGACATTTGATACTGGGAATTGGCATTTCGTTGGTGAGGATCACGAGCGAGCATTGGAGTCTTTGACCACCTATGTGGAATATATCCATTATAAATATGTAGAAAACCAAAAAGGAAACCTCGTCACACTTCCACTATTGGAAGACAGAGAGGAATCCTGGAGGAAAATCGCTGATGTTTTTCCTTCAGTGATGTTAAAAGCGCTGGAATTCCCCCTAAATTCTGCTGATGAAATAGCTGAATATATCAAGATGGTTGATAAACAAGGATCTGAAAGCGAGGAGTTAGTATGA
- a CDS encoding ATP-binding protein — translation MTKRPKISLQTKILCLIFFLMVFIIFILSASFTYIEWNQVEEQMGNRALEVSKTVSMMPSIRKAFEEDDPAKTIAPLAEKIRKQVGAEFIVIGNKDGIRYSHPVASRIGKKMVGGDNDEALIQGKYYTSKAIGTLGPSLRGKSPIYDDNGNIIGIVSVGFLINDIKYKLFEKILKISLFSLLSLGVGTIGGVLLARNIRKDTLGLEPHEISSLYRERGAILLSIKEGIISIDHEGIITMINTSAMKILGVSKDIIGRKIEEFLPNTQMYDVLESGEHQTDRELQIGTSTVIVNRTPIIEKNKVVGVVASFRDKTEVREMINTISEVRKYSEDLRAQTHEYTNKLYVVSGLMQLGLYEEAIQMIQKETEINDSHNKIIFDQIFDLKVQAILLGKIGKASEKKVQFIIDENSSLDTLPPHIEISQLITIIGNLIDNAIEEVAGQSAPKVTFFTLDMGHDIVFEISDNGKGISEAYSDSIFEKGFSTKDTSGRGYGLANVKEVVEELNGMIEVKCSEEGGAVFSVFIPKQLRQKQIG, via the coding sequence ATGACAAAGAGACCAAAGATATCACTGCAAACGAAGATTTTATGCTTAATCTTCTTCCTCATGGTATTTATCATTTTCATATTGTCTGCATCCTTTACATATATCGAGTGGAACCAGGTGGAAGAGCAAATGGGGAATAGGGCGCTGGAAGTGTCCAAAACTGTTTCGATGATGCCCTCTATCAGAAAAGCCTTCGAAGAAGATGACCCGGCAAAGACAATCGCTCCGCTTGCAGAAAAAATCCGTAAGCAGGTAGGCGCTGAGTTCATTGTAATAGGAAACAAAGATGGTATTCGTTATTCGCATCCGGTAGCCAGTCGAATCGGCAAGAAAATGGTAGGAGGAGATAATGACGAAGCCCTTATTCAAGGCAAATATTATACTTCCAAAGCCATTGGGACATTAGGGCCATCATTGAGGGGGAAATCTCCCATTTACGATGATAATGGGAATATTATTGGGATTGTATCTGTCGGCTTCCTTATTAATGATATTAAATACAAACTATTCGAGAAGATTCTTAAAATCAGCCTATTTTCACTCCTTAGCCTTGGTGTGGGGACAATCGGCGGAGTTTTATTGGCCAGAAATATCAGGAAAGACACTTTAGGCTTGGAGCCGCATGAAATATCTTCCTTGTATAGGGAAAGAGGGGCCATTCTGTTATCGATTAAGGAAGGGATCATATCCATTGATCATGAAGGCATCATTACGATGATCAACACAAGCGCCATGAAAATACTGGGAGTTTCTAAAGATATCATCGGCAGAAAAATTGAAGAATTCTTACCGAACACCCAAATGTATGATGTGCTGGAAAGTGGAGAACATCAAACGGATCGAGAATTGCAAATCGGGACTAGTACGGTGATTGTCAACAGGACTCCAATTATTGAAAAGAATAAGGTCGTTGGGGTTGTTGCGAGCTTTAGGGACAAAACGGAAGTGCGTGAAATGATCAATACGATATCGGAAGTACGCAAGTATTCGGAGGATTTGAGGGCACAGACGCACGAGTATACGAATAAGCTTTATGTTGTCTCAGGGCTGATGCAGCTGGGACTTTATGAAGAGGCCATTCAAATGATCCAGAAAGAAACGGAAATCAATGATTCACATAATAAAATCATTTTTGATCAAATTTTCGATTTGAAAGTACAGGCGATTTTACTTGGTAAAATAGGAAAAGCCTCAGAGAAAAAAGTACAGTTCATCATTGATGAGAATAGCTCGCTGGACACTTTGCCCCCTCATATTGAGATTTCCCAGTTAATCACGATAATCGGCAATTTAATCGATAATGCGATTGAAGAAGTTGCTGGTCAATCCGCACCAAAAGTCACATTTTTTACATTGGATATGGGACATGATATTGTATTTGAAATATCCGATAATGGCAAGGGGATATCAGAAGCATATTCAGACAGTATCTTTGAAAAAGGCTTTTCCACCAAAGATACGAGTGGACGGGGCTATGGTTTGGCAAATGTAAAAGAGGTCGTTGAAGAATTAAATGGCATGATAGAAGTGAAATGTTCGGAAGAAGGAGGAGCAGTCTTCTCCGTGTTTATACCAAAACAATTACGGCAAAAGCAAATTGGATAG
- a CDS encoding tripartite tricarboxylate transporter substrate binding protein translates to MLGACSSSTSGTKSQSSGEWKPAKSIEITAPSGAGGGWDTTARMAAKVFSEENIIDQNMGVINKPGGGGAVGWAYIHSQKDPYHLFVSSPPLLLVPLNGQSQFGYKDFTPIANMIADYGAIVVKADAKWNSLNDLFDDMKKDPSKISVVGASSPGSMDHIQFVKIAKAAGVDIKKIKYVSDQDGGALTDLLNGSVQVYSCGIAESVEQVKAGKVKVLGITSEERLKGDTISDFPTAKEQGIDATFVNWRGFFGPPNMDPKALAYYEKKFKELSDSDAWAKIREQYGWNEKFMPSKDYKTFLQQQQKDYESLLSELGLLKN, encoded by the coding sequence ATGCTGGGGGCATGTTCCAGCAGTACAAGCGGAACAAAAAGCCAGTCATCAGGGGAATGGAAGCCTGCGAAATCAATTGAAATCACAGCTCCATCCGGTGCAGGGGGCGGATGGGATACAACTGCGCGGATGGCTGCTAAAGTGTTTTCTGAAGAAAACATCATCGATCAAAATATGGGAGTGATCAACAAACCCGGCGGCGGTGGAGCGGTTGGATGGGCCTATATTCATTCGCAAAAAGATCCGTATCATTTATTTGTTTCTTCGCCTCCACTGCTTCTTGTTCCACTGAATGGACAATCGCAGTTTGGCTACAAGGATTTCACACCGATTGCCAATATGATCGCGGACTACGGAGCGATTGTCGTAAAAGCTGATGCGAAATGGAATTCATTGAATGACTTATTCGATGATATGAAAAAAGATCCATCGAAAATTTCCGTGGTAGGAGCTTCATCACCAGGGAGTATGGATCATATTCAGTTCGTGAAGATCGCAAAAGCAGCAGGTGTGGATATCAAAAAAATCAAATATGTATCTGATCAAGATGGCGGGGCTTTAACCGATTTATTGAATGGAAGTGTCCAAGTTTATTCTTGCGGAATTGCAGAATCAGTGGAACAGGTAAAAGCAGGGAAAGTAAAAGTGCTTGGGATTACGTCGGAGGAAAGGTTGAAGGGTGATACCATTTCGGACTTCCCGACTGCCAAAGAGCAGGGAATAGATGCTACATTCGTCAACTGGAGAGGTTTCTTCGGCCCTCCGAATATGGATCCGAAGGCTCTGGCATATTACGAAAAGAAATTCAAGGAGCTAAGTGATTCGGATGCCTGGGCAAAAATTAGAGAGCAGTATGGATGGAATGAAAAATTTATGCCAAGCAAAGATTATAAAACCTTCCTCCAACAGCAGCAAAAAGACTATGAATCATTATTAAGTGAATTGGGGCTATTAAAGAATTAG
- a CDS encoding MFS transporter, with protein sequence MKQTLAKQRWLRLIPIAFITYSLAYLDRANYGFGAAAGMAKDLHITPGISSLLGSLFFLGYFFFQVPGAHYAENKSAKKLIFWSLILWGGLASLTGMISNVSFLFIIRFMLGVVESAVMPAMLVFLSHWFTKAERSRANTFLILGNPATVLWMSIVSGYLLHSFGWRWMFILEGIPAIIWAFIWWRLVNDKPKNADWLLADEKTSLQKALDKEQEGIKPVKNYREAFKNKTVILLSFQYALWSIGVYGFVMWLPSIIRAAPNMDIVSTGWLSSVPYILAVILMLAGSYFSDKTLNRSAFVWPFLLIGAVAFYCSYLIGTSNFWLSFVLLVIAGGAMYAPYGPFFAIIPEILPRNVAGGAMALINSMGALGSFIGSYVVGYLNGATGGFGASYIFMAGSLLASAIFTIWALHAAKNRKAASASDVGLKSKTV encoded by the coding sequence ATGAAACAAACGTTGGCAAAACAAAGGTGGCTGAGATTGATCCCGATTGCCTTCATCACATACAGCCTGGCCTACTTGGATCGGGCAAATTATGGGTTTGGCGCAGCGGCGGGGATGGCGAAGGATCTTCACATCACACCTGGAATTTCATCATTATTAGGGTCTTTATTCTTTTTAGGTTATTTCTTTTTCCAAGTTCCAGGTGCGCATTATGCGGAAAACAAAAGTGCAAAGAAACTGATCTTTTGGTCATTGATATTGTGGGGAGGCTTGGCAAGCTTAACAGGGATGATATCGAATGTGAGCTTCCTGTTCATCATACGCTTCATGCTCGGGGTGGTCGAAAGCGCTGTCATGCCGGCGATGCTCGTTTTCTTAAGCCATTGGTTCACGAAGGCAGAGCGTTCACGGGCGAATACATTCCTCATCCTAGGGAACCCGGCAACCGTCCTTTGGATGTCGATCGTTTCAGGCTATCTGCTTCATTCGTTTGGCTGGCGATGGATGTTCATCCTTGAAGGAATTCCGGCCATCATTTGGGCATTCATTTGGTGGAGGCTTGTCAATGATAAGCCGAAAAATGCCGATTGGCTGTTAGCTGATGAAAAAACATCCTTGCAAAAGGCATTGGATAAAGAGCAAGAAGGAATCAAGCCCGTTAAAAATTACAGAGAAGCATTCAAGAATAAGACTGTTATCCTGCTTAGCTTTCAATATGCACTTTGGAGCATAGGGGTCTATGGATTCGTGATGTGGCTGCCGTCCATCATCAGAGCCGCCCCGAATATGGATATCGTTTCAACGGGATGGCTTTCATCCGTACCATACATTTTAGCGGTCATCCTGATGCTCGCAGGCTCATATTTTTCTGATAAAACGCTTAATCGAAGTGCGTTCGTATGGCCGTTCCTGTTAATTGGAGCCGTCGCGTTTTACTGCTCCTATTTAATCGGTACAAGCAACTTCTGGTTGTCATTCGTATTGCTGGTCATCGCCGGCGGGGCCATGTATGCCCCATATGGACCGTTTTTTGCCATCATACCAGAAATCCTTCCACGAAATGTCGCAGGCGGAGCAATGGCATTGATCAATAGCATGGGAGCGCTAGGCTCATTTATCGGATCTTATGTGGTGGGCTATTTGAACGGTGCAACCGGCGGCTTTGGAGCTTCCTATATTTTTATGGCAGGCTCGCTTTTGGCATCGGCGATCTTTACGATCTGGGCGCTGCATGCAGCCAAAAACCGCAAAGCGGCTTCAGCAAGTGACGTAGGGTTGAAAAGCAAGACAGTTTAA
- a CDS encoding helix-turn-helix domain-containing protein yields MYLTIEETAEYLSLPEPYIEALVLQKRIRAVHDGKQYLINKEQFNDHLEQVEKSRKQMIEWLNEPIPEDIDVKDED; encoded by the coding sequence ATGTATTTGACCATAGAAGAAACAGCGGAGTACTTATCCTTGCCTGAACCATACATTGAAGCCCTTGTCCTTCAAAAACGAATCCGCGCCGTCCATGACGGGAAGCAATATCTCATCAACAAAGAACAATTCAACGACCACCTCGAACAAGTGGAAAAATCGCGCAAACAAATGATCGAATGGCTGAACGAACCCATCCCGGAAGATATCGATGTGAAGGATGAGGATTGA
- a CDS encoding sugar kinase, with the protein MKGLDVVTFGEAMAMFMAEEAGPLHKVKRFTRELAGAETNFAIGMARLGFRSGWVSKVGDDAFGKFIVDRLQEEHVNVDQVLTSTEYPTGFQMKSKVLKGDPEVQYYRKGSAASTLGKNEFEKGYFASAGHLHMTGIPLALSASTREFAQVSLEYMQNIGKTVSFDPNLRPSLWSSQEEMIAVTNEMARKANYVLPGIQEGEILTGCSTPEGISSFYLEKGAELVVVKLGEEGAYFQSSAEKGYIKGIKVNEVIDTVGAGDGFAVGVVSGLLEGLSIQEAVFRGNAIGSLAVQSPGDNDGYPDKGKLEDYIKLHFEGVN; encoded by the coding sequence ATGAAAGGGTTGGATGTAGTCACTTTCGGGGAAGCGATGGCAATGTTCATGGCAGAAGAAGCTGGTCCCCTTCACAAGGTAAAGAGGTTCACTCGTGAACTGGCGGGAGCAGAAACGAACTTTGCCATTGGGATGGCGAGGCTTGGTTTTCGTTCTGGATGGGTGAGCAAAGTGGGCGATGACGCTTTTGGCAAGTTCATTGTCGATCGATTGCAAGAAGAACATGTCAACGTCGATCAAGTTCTGACAAGTACAGAATATCCGACGGGATTTCAAATGAAATCAAAGGTTCTAAAGGGAGACCCCGAGGTTCAGTATTATCGAAAAGGGTCGGCTGCAAGCACGTTGGGTAAGAACGAGTTTGAAAAAGGCTACTTTGCTTCTGCAGGGCACCTTCACATGACCGGAATACCGCTTGCCCTTTCTGCCTCGACAAGGGAGTTTGCCCAAGTCAGTCTTGAATACATGCAAAACATTGGAAAAACGGTTTCCTTTGATCCGAATCTTAGGCCATCCCTTTGGTCATCTCAGGAAGAAATGATTGCTGTCACCAATGAGATGGCAAGGAAAGCAAATTATGTCTTGCCTGGAATACAGGAAGGCGAAATCCTGACAGGCTGCAGTACACCTGAAGGCATCTCTTCATTTTATTTAGAAAAAGGGGCAGAGCTGGTCGTTGTCAAACTTGGCGAGGAGGGTGCGTATTTCCAAAGTTCAGCAGAAAAAGGCTATATCAAAGGAATTAAAGTGAATGAGGTCATTGATACCGTTGGGGCGGGAGACGGTTTTGCCGTGGGGGTTGTCAGCGGACTGTTGGAAGGCCTCAGCATACAGGAAGCCGTGTTCAGAGGGAATGCCATCGGATCCCTGGCTGTACAGTCTCCGGGAGATAATGATGGTTATCCGGATAAAGGCAAGCTGGAAGATTATATAAAACTACATTTCGAAGGAGTGAACTGA
- a CDS encoding LacI family DNA-binding transcriptional regulator: MERVTMADVAKEAGVSKSTVSQFLNKRFEYMGEDTRKRIQEAIALLGYQPNYVARSLKQKRTSMIGIIVANIMHRFSTEVSHAIEEYCYGEDIQAIVCNADDDPAKEKKYIEMLMAKQVDGLIIFPTAQNIELYDHMIKAGYPVVFMDRKAGDLNLPRIVADNIGSAYEAVKHFIENGHERISIVTQELTISPRRERLQGYKDCLNEHGIVLHEDFIIHEPIEHIQEKLEKMFSLNAPPTAVLAGNDRVFLELLKFMKKKQFMAPRDFSLIVFDNIPFADVATPAVSTISQPAAEMGKKAAELLLKQIQKEAVEPKEYEYPCELVVRETSGKL, translated from the coding sequence ATGGAACGAGTGACCATGGCAGACGTGGCTAAGGAAGCTGGCGTTTCCAAAAGCACCGTCAGCCAGTTTTTAAATAAACGGTTTGAATATATGGGTGAAGATACTAGAAAAAGGATTCAGGAAGCGATTGCGCTGCTGGGCTACCAGCCGAATTATGTCGCCCGCAGCCTGAAGCAGAAAAGAACATCGATGATCGGCATCATCGTTGCAAATATCATGCACCGATTTTCCACCGAGGTGAGTCATGCCATCGAAGAATATTGCTATGGTGAAGATATACAAGCCATCGTATGCAATGCGGATGATGACCCGGCCAAGGAGAAGAAGTACATTGAAATGCTGATGGCCAAGCAGGTAGACGGGTTGATCATTTTTCCGACGGCTCAAAATATCGAGCTGTACGATCATATGATCAAAGCAGGTTATCCGGTCGTTTTCATGGATCGAAAAGCCGGGGATTTGAACCTGCCGAGAATCGTTGCAGATAATATCGGAAGTGCATACGAAGCTGTGAAGCATTTCATTGAAAACGGACATGAAAGAATATCGATCGTCACGCAGGAATTGACCATCAGTCCGAGGAGAGAGAGGCTGCAAGGCTATAAGGACTGTCTTAATGAGCATGGGATCGTGCTGCACGAAGACTTTATCATCCATGAACCGATTGAACACATCCAAGAGAAGCTGGAAAAAATGTTTTCATTAAATGCACCTCCGACTGCCGTCCTGGCAGGGAATGACAGAGTCTTCCTGGAGCTCTTGAAATTCATGAAGAAGAAACAATTCATGGCTCCGAGAGATTTTTCATTGATTGTTTTCGACAACATCCCATTTGCAGATGTGGCCACTCCCGCCGTCTCCACGATTTCACAGCCAGCTGCAGAAATGGGGAAAAAAGCGGCCGAACTTTTGCTCAAACAAATCCAAAAAGAAGCCGTAGAACCGAAGGAATATGAATATCCATGTGAATTGGTCGTTCGGGAAACATCAGGAAAGCTATGA
- the hxlB gene encoding 6-phospho-3-hexuloisomerase — protein sequence MNKVETILTEIQAVTRSMEEEKLHQIAQSLQKAKRIFVIGEGRSGLMGKSFAMRLMHLGAEVFVVGETITPSINGDDLLVAISGSGTTKSVVWTAEKAQSLGCEVIALTTNPDSDLSQQASSVLHIPAATKHRRENELKTIQPLGSLFDQCAHIVFDTICLQYAELNEIDHADAFSKHSNVE from the coding sequence ATGAACAAGGTCGAAACCATTTTAACAGAAATTCAAGCTGTTACGAGGAGCATGGAAGAAGAGAAGCTGCATCAAATCGCTCAATCCCTGCAAAAAGCGAAGCGAATCTTTGTCATTGGCGAAGGCAGGTCGGGCTTGATGGGCAAATCCTTTGCGATGCGGCTAATGCATCTTGGAGCGGAAGTATTTGTCGTCGGAGAAACGATCACCCCATCGATCAATGGAGATGATCTGCTTGTGGCCATTTCCGGATCAGGCACGACCAAAAGCGTCGTCTGGACGGCCGAGAAAGCCCAATCCCTTGGGTGCGAAGTCATTGCCCTTACCACAAACCCTGATTCGGATCTGTCTCAGCAAGCATCATCCGTCCTTCATATCCCGGCGGCAACGAAACACCGCCGAGAGAATGAGTTGAAGACGATCCAGCCGCTCGGATCCCTTTTTGATCAATGTGCCCACATTGTTTTTGACACGATTTGCCTTCAATATGCAGAGTTGAATGAAATCGATCATGCCGATGCATTCAGCAAGCATAGCAATGTCGAGTAA
- the hxlA gene encoding 3-hexulose-6-phosphate synthase, translated as MKIQLALDRLSIEEAISIAAEVEESIDWIEVGTSLIKEFGMRSVKELKEAFPHKTIVADIKTMDNANYEAELCFEAGADVMTVMGAASASTIEACISKAKEYGKEVMIDLLNVAQDQKQHLAVWEEAILCEHVSKDDQELSGKKNDFNSSVFLGKRLAVAGGITEQSMQNLSGLKPEVVIIGSAITKSENKKEAALRLKTLCQIQEVSQ; from the coding sequence ATGAAGATTCAATTGGCATTAGACCGCTTATCAATAGAAGAAGCGATTTCCATTGCTGCAGAAGTAGAAGAAAGCATTGATTGGATAGAAGTCGGCACTTCATTGATCAAAGAATTTGGAATGAGAAGTGTAAAGGAACTGAAAGAAGCCTTTCCCCATAAGACGATCGTAGCTGATATCAAAACGATGGATAACGCAAATTACGAGGCAGAGCTTTGCTTCGAAGCAGGTGCGGATGTCATGACGGTTATGGGGGCAGCATCAGCGTCGACCATCGAAGCATGTATAAGCAAAGCGAAAGAATATGGCAAAGAGGTCATGATTGATTTATTGAACGTAGCGCAGGATCAGAAACAACATTTGGCTGTATGGGAAGAGGCTATACTTTGCGAGCATGTGAGCAAGGACGATCAGGAATTAAGTGGCAAAAAAAATGATTTCAATTCGTCCGTCTTTCTGGGAAAAAGGCTGGCTGTGGCTGGTGGCATTACCGAACAATCCATGCAAAACCTGAGTGGCCTTAAACCTGAAGTAGTCATCATTGGCTCTGCAATCACTAAGTCGGAAAACAAAAAAGAAGCTGCCTTAAGGCTGAAAACACTCTGCCAAATACAGGAGGTATCGCAATGA
- a CDS encoding response regulator, with translation MINILIAEDDFRVASVHEKFLLTLSGINIIGKTMNAKETREFLEEHSVDLLILDVYLPDELGTDLLPYIRAKHPEVDIIMITASTDKDFLVDAIRHGIVNYLIKPVSLEKFTEVMVNYKKKRLLLDSHDQLDQSIIDNFFGNPPNQKESHIALPKGIDQLTLEKVDSIINHIEGGISAEDMGKEMGVSRTTARRYLEYLISIGKCKAELAYGIVGRPERHYYPLQAPLKK, from the coding sequence ATGATTAATATATTGATAGCCGAAGATGATTTTCGAGTTGCATCCGTCCATGAGAAATTTTTGTTGACGCTATCCGGAATTAACATTATTGGCAAAACGATGAACGCCAAGGAAACAAGGGAATTTTTAGAAGAACATTCAGTCGACCTGTTAATATTGGATGTCTATCTCCCGGATGAATTGGGGACTGATCTACTGCCATATATTCGAGCAAAGCATCCGGAGGTAGATATCATTATGATTACTGCCTCGACGGATAAAGATTTTCTAGTAGATGCGATCCGTCATGGCATCGTCAATTACTTAATAAAGCCGGTTTCGTTAGAGAAATTTACAGAGGTCATGGTGAATTACAAAAAGAAAAGGCTCTTGCTTGATTCCCATGACCAACTGGACCAATCCATCATCGACAACTTTTTTGGAAACCCTCCCAATCAAAAAGAAAGTCACATTGCTTTGCCAAAAGGGATAGATCAGCTGACGTTGGAAAAGGTGGATTCCATCATCAACCATATTGAAGGAGGCATCTCTGCTGAGGATATGGGCAAGGAGATGGGAGTATCAAGAACGACGGCAAGAAGGTATCTCGAATACTTGATTTCAATCGGTAAATGTAAAGCAGAACTCGCATACGGAATTGTTGGACGCCCAGAGCGCCACTATTATCCACTGCAAGCCCCCTTGAAAAAATAA
- a CDS encoding bifunctional 4-hydroxy-2-oxoglutarate aldolase/2-dehydro-3-deoxy-phosphogluconate aldolase, with amino-acid sequence MDLKELKDRRIVAVIRGARPDTILPLAGALAAGGVTALEITMETPKALQVIEKLSDAGGPEMLIGAGTVLDPETARMAILAGASFIFSPTVKKETIEMTKRYNKLSVPGAMTPTEILTAYEYGADAIKVFPASALGPEYFKSIAGPLPHIPLMPTGGIDIDNVAEFIKAGAIAAGVGSTLVNAKVPLTQRDLTEVTEKAARFMEAVKYAKV; translated from the coding sequence TTGGATTTGAAAGAATTAAAGGATAGAAGGATAGTCGCAGTGATCCGTGGAGCAAGGCCCGATACCATCCTGCCGCTTGCCGGAGCATTGGCGGCAGGCGGGGTGACGGCCCTGGAAATTACGATGGAGACGCCGAAAGCTTTACAGGTGATTGAAAAGCTTTCGGATGCAGGTGGCCCGGAAATGCTGATAGGAGCTGGGACCGTCCTTGATCCAGAGACGGCAAGGATGGCGATTTTGGCTGGAGCTTCGTTCATCTTTTCCCCTACCGTGAAAAAAGAGACGATTGAAATGACAAAGCGGTACAATAAACTGAGTGTCCCTGGGGCGATGACCCCGACGGAAATTCTGACCGCCTATGAATATGGGGCCGATGCCATTAAAGTTTTCCCTGCTTCTGCATTGGGACCGGAGTACTTTAAAAGCATTGCCGGTCCGCTTCCACATATCCCGCTCATGCCGACGGGCGGAATCGACATTGATAATGTAGCGGAGTTCATCAAAGCCGGCGCGATTGCAGCGGGTGTCGGCAGCACGCTGGTCAATGCCAAAGTGCCGTTGACGCAAAGGGATTTAACGGAGGTTACAGAGAAGGCAGCCCGCTTCATGGAAGCAGTCAAATATGCAAAAGTCTGA
- a CDS encoding tripartite tricarboxylate transporter TctB family protein, whose translation MLKTANQKIAVFLFLFSIFYLIMTFNLPSYPYVPVDSDVIPMGLGILLMILSAALYFVKEKSEASKEEHEKIPGKEKLMLLGVLGIILLYIFLLEPLGFILSTLLFIFGCSRLLGYKNYILNGVVSIIFPLVVYFAFTKGLQVALPSGILPF comes from the coding sequence ATGTTGAAGACGGCGAATCAGAAAATAGCAGTATTTTTATTTTTGTTTTCAATCTTTTATTTAATCATGACATTTAATCTTCCTTCTTATCCCTATGTTCCTGTTGATTCGGACGTAATTCCGATGGGGCTTGGAATCTTGCTTATGATCCTTTCCGCTGCACTTTACTTTGTAAAGGAGAAATCAGAGGCATCAAAGGAAGAACACGAAAAAATCCCGGGTAAAGAAAAGCTTATGCTTTTAGGAGTATTGGGAATCATCCTTTTATATATTTTCCTACTTGAGCCGCTGGGCTTTATCCTATCCACGTTGCTTTTCATTTTTGGATGTTCCAGGCTCTTGGGCTATAAAAATTATATCCTCAATGGCGTGGTATCAATTATTTTTCCATTGGTCGTTTATTTTGCATTTACAAAAGGATTGCAGGTTGCATTGCCTTCCGGAATATTACCATTTTAA